In Streptococcus uberis, a single window of DNA contains:
- the trmD gene encoding tRNA (guanosine(37)-N1)-methyltransferase TrmD: MKIDILTLFPEMFAPLESSIVGKAVEKGLLDIRYHNFRDNAEKARHVDDEPYGGGQGMLLRAQPIYDTIDKIDANNPRVILLDPAGKTFNQSYAEELAQEDELIFICGHYEGYDERIKQLVTDEISLGDFVLTGGELAAMTMVDATVRLIPSVIGKEASHQDDSFSSGLLEYPQYTRPYDFRGMTVPDVLMSGHHENIRRWRLEESLRKTYLRRPDLLEKYPLNQEESDLLAKIKEEM; the protein is encoded by the coding sequence ATGAAGATTGATATTTTAACTCTCTTTCCTGAGATGTTTGCCCCATTAGAGTCATCTATTGTGGGTAAAGCAGTTGAAAAAGGATTGTTGGATATTAGGTATCATAATTTTCGTGACAATGCAGAAAAAGCTAGGCACGTTGATGACGAACCTTATGGTGGTGGTCAAGGCATGCTTTTAAGGGCACAGCCTATTTATGATACGATTGATAAAATTGACGCCAATAATCCCCGAGTCATCTTATTAGATCCGGCAGGAAAAACGTTTAATCAGTCCTATGCTGAAGAATTAGCTCAGGAGGATGAGTTGATTTTTATTTGTGGCCACTATGAAGGCTATGATGAGCGCATCAAACAATTGGTTACTGATGAGATATCCCTCGGAGACTTCGTCTTAACGGGAGGAGAACTAGCGGCTATGACAATGGTAGATGCAACAGTTAGATTAATCCCTAGTGTTATTGGAAAAGAAGCCAGTCATCAAGATGATTCTTTTTCTTCGGGATTATTAGAATATCCACAATATACACGCCCTTATGATTTTCGTGGAATGACAGTTCCAGATGTTTTAATGAGTGGACATCATGAAAATATTAGACGTTGGCGTTTAGAAGAAAGTTTGCGGAAAACCTACTTAAGGCGTCCTGATTTATTGGAAAAGTATCCATTAAATCAAGAAGAAAGTGACTTGTTAGCAAAAATTAAAGAAGAAATGTAA
- the rimM gene encoding ribosome maturation factor RimM (Essential for efficient processing of 16S rRNA) yields the protein MEFYNVGKIVNTQGLQGEMRVLSVSDFADERYRKGSQLALFDEKDHFYSEVEIASHRRQKNFDIIKFKGMNHINDIEKFKGFTLKVSQQHLSDLDEGEFYYHQIIGLEVYENDVYIGTIKEILQPGANDVWVVKRQGKKDLLLPFIPPVVLNVDVEANRVDVAIMEGLDDED from the coding sequence ATGGAATTTTATAATGTCGGGAAAATTGTAAACACACAAGGTTTACAAGGCGAAATGCGGGTTTTATCCGTAAGTGATTTTGCTGATGAGCGTTATCGGAAAGGCTCACAATTAGCCTTGTTTGACGAAAAGGATCACTTTTATAGTGAGGTTGAAATTGCTAGTCATCGTCGTCAGAAAAATTTTGATATTATTAAATTTAAAGGGATGAATCATATTAATGATATTGAAAAATTTAAAGGCTTTACCTTAAAAGTTTCCCAACAACATCTTTCGGATTTGGATGAAGGTGAATTTTATTATCATCAGATTATTGGTTTAGAAGTTTATGAAAATGATGTTTATATTGGGACGATTAAAGAAATTCTACAACCAGGTGCTAATGACGTTTGGGTTGTCAAACGTCAAGGAAAAAAGGATTTGTTGCTACCCTTTATTCCCCCTGTAGTCTTGAATGTTGATGTAGAGGCCAATCGTGTTGACGTAGCTATCATGGAAGGGCTTGATGATGAAGATTGA
- a CDS encoding NAD(P)/FAD-dependent oxidoreductase, translating to MTEKQYDITIIGGGPVGLFAAFYAGLRGMTVKIIESLSELGGQPAILYPEKVIYDIPAYPALTGAELTDNLIKQISRFEDRTTVCLKEEVQSFEKNNQGFTIQTNKGQHSSKAIIIACGNGAFAPRTLGLEGEESFAEKNIFYNVHQLDQFAGKNVVICGGGDSAVDWALALYGLAESVTIVHRRDAFRAHEHSVELLKASGVKILTPYIPNQLIGENGQVSQIVLQKVKSEDSLTLDLDALIVSFGFSTSNKNLKNWQLDYKRSSILVNHLYQTNQEGVFAIGDAADYEGKVDLIATGFGEAPIAVNQAINYIYPERDNRIVHSTSLIED from the coding sequence GTGACTGAAAAACAATATGATATTACCATTATTGGTGGTGGTCCTGTAGGACTATTTGCCGCATTCTACGCGGGTCTACGCGGAATGACTGTCAAAATCATTGAAAGTTTATCAGAGTTGGGAGGGCAACCTGCCATTTTATATCCTGAAAAGGTGATTTACGATATACCAGCATATCCAGCACTTACTGGTGCGGAGTTGACTGATAACCTTATAAAACAAATTAGTCGATTTGAGGATCGAACAACCGTATGTTTGAAAGAAGAAGTTCAATCTTTTGAAAAAAACAATCAAGGTTTTACTATTCAAACTAATAAAGGTCAACATAGTAGTAAAGCCATTATCATAGCTTGTGGAAATGGGGCGTTTGCTCCAAGAACCTTAGGCTTAGAAGGTGAAGAAAGCTTTGCTGAAAAGAATATTTTTTATAATGTTCATCAATTAGACCAGTTTGCTGGTAAAAATGTTGTCATTTGTGGTGGTGGTGATTCTGCAGTTGACTGGGCATTAGCTTTATATGGTTTGGCAGAAAGTGTTACCATTGTTCACCGACGGGATGCCTTTAGAGCTCACGAACACAGTGTTGAACTTTTGAAAGCTTCTGGGGTTAAGATATTAACACCTTATATTCCCAATCAATTGATTGGTGAAAATGGGCAAGTTTCACAAATCGTTTTACAAAAGGTTAAATCAGAAGACAGTCTAACACTTGACTTGGATGCATTAATTGTTAGCTTTGGATTCTCAACATCTAATAAAAACTTAAAAAATTGGCAACTGGACTATAAGCGTTCAAGTATATTGGTCAATCATCTCTATCAAACGAATCAAGAGGGTGTTTTCGCCATTGGAGATGCCGCCGATTATGAAGGCAAGGTAGATCTAATTGCTACAGGCTTTGGAGAAGCACCTATTGCAGTCAATCAAGCCATTAATTATATTTATCCTGAACGAGATAATAGAATTGTACATTCTACTTCATTGATAGAAGATTAA
- a CDS encoding PTS transporter subunit IIC, which yields MTTTSKETFSSFMNKVLAGTATAIVVALIPNAILATFLKPLLPNATAAEFLHIVQVFQFFTPIMAGFLIGQQFKFNPMQQLAVGGAAYIGSGAWVYTEVMQKGIAVGSFQLKGIGDLINMMITASLAVLAVKWFGNKFGSLTIILLPIIIGTGVGYIGWKLLPYVSYVTTLIGQGINSFTTLQPVLMSILIAMAFALLIVSPISTVAIGLAIGLNGMAAGAASMGIAATTAVLVWATLKVNKSGVPIAIALGAMKMMMPNFLKHPIMAIPMLITAAISSLTIPIFNLVGTPASSGFGLVGAVGPIASLAGGSSVLIIILAWLVIPFGVAFASHKICKDVLKLYKDDIFVFEG from the coding sequence ATGACAACAACTTCTAAAGAGACATTTAGCTCTTTCATGAATAAAGTACTTGCGGGTACTGCAACGGCAATCGTAGTTGCCTTAATTCCAAATGCTATTTTAGCAACTTTTTTAAAGCCACTATTACCTAATGCAACAGCGGCAGAATTCTTACATATTGTTCAAGTTTTCCAATTCTTCACACCAATTATGGCAGGATTCTTAATTGGTCAACAGTTTAAATTCAATCCAATGCAACAACTTGCTGTAGGTGGAGCTGCCTATATTGGTTCAGGAGCATGGGTATATACAGAAGTAATGCAAAAAGGGATTGCTGTTGGTAGTTTCCAATTAAAAGGTATTGGCGATTTAATCAACATGATGATTACTGCCAGCCTTGCTGTATTAGCTGTTAAATGGTTTGGAAATAAATTTGGTTCACTTACTATTATCTTATTACCAATTATTATTGGTACAGGTGTAGGCTACATTGGTTGGAAATTACTACCTTATGTATCATACGTAACAACTTTGATTGGTCAAGGTATCAACTCATTTACAACACTTCAACCTGTTTTAATGTCTATTTTAATTGCTATGGCTTTTGCTTTGTTAATTGTAAGTCCAATTTCAACAGTTGCAATTGGTTTAGCAATCGGTTTGAATGGAATGGCAGCAGGTGCAGCTTCTATGGGAATTGCAGCTACAACAGCAGTATTGGTTTGGGCAACTTTAAAAGTTAATAAATCAGGTGTTCCAATTGCTATTGCACTTGGAGCAATGAAAATGATGATGCCTAACTTTTTAAAACATCCTATTATGGCAATTCCAATGTTAATCACTGCAGCCATCTCTTCATTGACTATTCCAATCTTTAACTTAGTTGGGACACCAGCATCTTCTGGATTTGGTTTAGTAGGTGCCGTTGGGCCAATCGCCTCTTTAGCAGGTGGAAGCAGTGTTCTTATTATTATTCTTGCTTGGTTGGTCATTCCCTTTGGTGTTGCATTTGCATCACATAAAATATGTAAAGACGTGCTAAAACTTTATAAAGATGATATCTTTGTATTTGAAGGATAA